From a region of the Janthinobacterium sp. 61 genome:
- a CDS encoding methyl-accepting chemotaxis protein, which translates to MKLTDMKIGVRLGAGFGVVLLLMAVLVGTGLFRLDKIGALSEAIIEKDWAKADAIATIRSTTRSNAALVLELFIHEDPARANAIHGEIDANKATISDALAILDRLIVLPEGKELLATLKQQRKAYVVSFSQADKLLMAGQRAEAAVHVRDDTLPALNRLQKTVNQLNELQRQVVVHGGQQIQQNISAANVLMACLGTVALLLGVLFAWRVTRSITTPIAYALRVAQAVAAGDLSSKIAADGKDETGQLLQALRDMNTNLATLVGQVRGGTGTIAVASSQIASGNADLSARTEAQASALEETASSMIELTGTVRSNSDNARQADSLARSASAIAQRGGTAMAEVIGTMDAINASSRKIVDIIAVIDGIAFQTNILALNAAVEAARAGEQGRGFAVVASEVRNLAQRSSQAAKEIKELIADSVTRVGQGAQLVSQAGATMEEVVASVGRVSAIVGEISVANHEQSEGIEQINAAIMQMDQTTQQNAALVEEAAAAAAAMHEQAGELETLVSQFKLEQNADRKAPPRPAPSVPRLQ; encoded by the coding sequence ATGAAATTGACGGATATGAAGATAGGCGTACGCCTGGGTGCCGGTTTTGGCGTGGTGCTGTTGCTGATGGCAGTGCTGGTAGGCACGGGCCTTTTCCGGCTGGACAAGATCGGCGCGCTCAGCGAAGCGATCATTGAGAAAGACTGGGCCAAGGCCGATGCCATTGCCACCATCCGCAGCACCACGCGGTCGAACGCTGCGCTCGTGCTGGAGCTGTTCATCCATGAAGATCCGGCCCGCGCCAACGCCATCCACGGAGAAATCGACGCGAACAAGGCCACCATCAGCGATGCGCTGGCCATCCTCGACCGCCTGATCGTGCTGCCTGAAGGCAAGGAACTGCTGGCCACCCTGAAGCAGCAGCGCAAGGCCTATGTCGTCTCGTTCAGCCAGGCCGACAAGCTGCTGATGGCGGGACAGCGCGCGGAAGCAGCCGTGCATGTGCGCGACGATACCCTGCCCGCCCTGAACCGCTTGCAAAAAACGGTCAACCAACTGAACGAACTGCAGCGCCAAGTGGTCGTGCATGGCGGCCAGCAAATCCAGCAGAATATTTCCGCGGCAAATGTGCTGATGGCCTGCCTGGGCACAGTCGCCCTGCTGCTGGGCGTGCTCTTCGCCTGGAGGGTCACGCGCTCGATCACCACGCCGATCGCGTATGCCTTGCGCGTGGCGCAAGCCGTGGCCGCAGGCGACCTGAGCAGTAAAATCGCGGCCGATGGCAAGGATGAAACGGGCCAGCTGCTGCAGGCACTGCGCGACATGAATACCAACCTGGCCACCCTGGTAGGACAGGTGCGCGGCGGCACGGGCACCATCGCCGTGGCGTCGAGCCAGATTGCCAGCGGCAATGCCGACCTGTCGGCCCGCACGGAAGCGCAGGCCAGCGCACTGGAAGAAACGGCCTCGTCGATGATCGAACTGACGGGTACCGTGCGCAGCAACAGCGACAATGCGCGCCAGGCGGACAGCCTGGCCCGCTCGGCGTCGGCCATCGCGCAGCGCGGCGGCACGGCCATGGCGGAAGTGATCGGCACCATGGATGCCATCAATGCTTCCTCGCGCAAGATCGTCGACATCATCGCCGTCATCGACGGCATCGCCTTCCAAACGAATATCCTGGCCCTGAACGCGGCAGTCGAGGCGGCCAGGGCCGGCGAGCAAGGCCGTGGCTTTGCCGTGGTGGCGTCCGAAGTGCGCAACCTGGCGCAGCGGTCAAGCCAGGCCGCCAAGGAAATCAAGGAACTCATTGCCGACTCCGTCACCCGGGTAGGACAGGGCGCGCAGCTGGTCAGTCAGGCGGGCGCCACGATGGAAGAAGTGGTGGCCAGCGTGGGCCGGGTCAGCGCCATCGTCGGTGAAATCAGCGTCGCCAACCACGAGCAGAGCGAAGGTATCGAGCAGATCAATGCCGCCATCATGCAGATGGATCAGACGACGCAACAGAACGCGGCCCTGGTCGAGGAGGCGGCGGCAGCAGCGGCAGCCATGCATGAACAGGCAGGCGAACTGGAGACCCTCGTCAGCCAGTTCAAGCTGGAGCAAAACGCCGACCGCAAGGCGCCACCCCGCCCTGCCCCGTCCGTTCCGCGCTTGCAGTAA